From Providencia sp. R33, a single genomic window includes:
- the thiQ gene encoding thiamine ABC transporter ATP-binding protein ThiQ: MIKLTNLDYQYDNLTMSFDFSVKSGECVAIMGPSGAGKSTLLSLISGFQFPKTGTIELNGQDHTFTPPAQRPVSMLFQENNLFAHLTIRQNIGLGLQPSLRLGSAQMQVVEQIAAHVSLTECLDRLPAQLSGGQRQRAALARCLVRNQPILLLDEPFSALDPALRHEMLMLLKTVCAEKSITLLMVSHNVDDALQIAPRTLVITDGVIAYDGDTQALLQGQSAASALLRVTDTN; the protein is encoded by the coding sequence ATGATTAAGCTGACAAATTTAGACTACCAATATGATAACTTAACGATGTCATTTGATTTTTCAGTAAAATCAGGGGAATGTGTCGCGATTATGGGGCCAAGCGGTGCAGGGAAAAGTACGTTACTGAGCCTAATTAGCGGCTTTCAATTTCCCAAAACAGGCACAATAGAACTTAACGGGCAAGATCATACCTTTACCCCGCCAGCGCAACGTCCTGTTTCCATGCTATTTCAAGAAAACAATTTATTCGCACACTTAACGATACGGCAAAATATCGGTCTCGGTTTACAGCCAAGCCTGCGATTAGGCTCGGCGCAAATGCAGGTCGTCGAGCAAATTGCAGCTCATGTCAGTTTAACTGAATGCTTAGACCGCTTGCCTGCACAGCTTTCAGGGGGACAACGCCAACGTGCAGCTCTTGCACGGTGTTTGGTTCGCAATCAACCGATTTTATTGCTTGATGAGCCGTTCTCAGCCCTCGACCCTGCCCTGCGCCATGAAATGCTTATGTTGTTAAAAACGGTTTGTGCAGAAAAATCCATCACACTGTTAATGGTGTCCCATAATGTGGATGACGCCCTGCAAATTGCCCCAAGAACGTTAGTCATCACTGATGGGGTAATTGCCTATGACGGCGACACACAAGCTTTATTGCAAGGGCAAAGTGCAGCTTCTGCACTTCTTCGTGTCACCGACACCAATTAA
- a CDS encoding DNA polymerase II has protein sequence MPQPMPPVQQGFILSRHWKDTRHGVEVTYWLLTDTLPQKITIPNQKAIGFLSASKLPIVQHLLDEQPNVSYRLLELSDFQREKVYAIYCHQYRQLQNIEKSCKELGVELFETDIRPCERYLMERFITAPVWFSRNSRSEYQLKPCEGYRPKIKAVSLDIETSQHGELYSIGLSGCGDNVVFMLGPEQGPALNSDHRLVYVNSRPQLLDKLNEWLQQYDPDAIIGWNLIQFDLQVLQKHAERYGIPLLFGRQGTKLEWREHGFKQGVFFASAQGRLIIDGIDALKNATWHFASFSLEFVAQELLGEGKAIDTPYDRMDEINRRFAHDKPALAHYNIQDCVLVHRIFEKTDLMAFLQERSSVTGLVPDKMGGSVAAFSHLYIPRLHRIGFVAPNITEHKMQLNPGGFVMDSQPGLYDSVLVLDYKSLYPSIIRTFLIDPAGMIEGLAHPEPQHSVQGFRQAWFSRTTHCLPDIVSHIWQARDKAKKEHNAPLSQALKIIMNAFAGVLGAEGCRFFDPRLTASITMRGHEIMRTTKRLIESQGYQVIYGDTDSTFVWLRDQHTEEQAQKIGYALRDYVNDWWKQHLKDEWQLEGVLELEYETHYRRFLMPTVRGAEMGSKKRYAGLSQDKMIFKGLETIRSDWTPLAQIFQKELYTRIFHRQSYREYIREYIQNIRAGKFDDRLIYRKRLRRKLTDYQRNVPPHVRAARAADDYNVKLQRPLQYQNGGWISYIITLAGPEPLEIVTARPDYEHYISKQIKPIADAILPFLEDDFDTLLTGQITLLF, from the coding sequence ATGCCTCAACCAATGCCCCCTGTACAACAAGGCTTTATCTTAAGCCGACATTGGAAAGACACCCGCCACGGTGTTGAGGTCACGTATTGGCTTCTCACAGACACGCTCCCGCAAAAAATTACTATTCCCAATCAAAAAGCAATTGGCTTTTTATCGGCTTCAAAGCTACCAATTGTTCAGCATCTTTTAGATGAACAACCAAATGTCAGCTACCGATTACTTGAACTCTCTGACTTTCAAAGGGAAAAAGTCTACGCCATCTATTGCCACCAATACCGTCAATTACAGAATATTGAAAAAAGCTGTAAAGAATTAGGTGTTGAGCTGTTTGAAACCGATATTCGTCCTTGCGAACGCTATTTAATGGAGCGCTTTATTACAGCGCCCGTGTGGTTTTCCCGTAATTCGCGCAGTGAATACCAGCTCAAGCCTTGTGAAGGTTATCGCCCAAAAATTAAAGCGGTATCTCTTGATATCGAAACCAGCCAACATGGTGAGCTATATTCCATCGGGCTATCTGGTTGTGGTGACAACGTGGTGTTTATGTTAGGCCCAGAGCAAGGCCCTGCATTAAATTCGGATCATCGCCTTGTGTATGTAAATAGCCGGCCTCAATTGCTTGATAAGCTCAATGAATGGCTGCAGCAGTACGATCCTGATGCCATAATCGGTTGGAACTTAATCCAGTTCGACTTACAGGTTTTGCAAAAACACGCAGAACGCTATGGCATTCCGCTGTTATTTGGGCGGCAAGGGACAAAACTTGAGTGGCGGGAGCACGGCTTCAAACAAGGCGTTTTCTTCGCTTCAGCCCAAGGTCGGCTTATTATCGATGGCATAGATGCGCTCAAAAATGCAACATGGCATTTTGCTTCGTTTAGTTTGGAATTTGTCGCACAAGAGCTTCTCGGGGAAGGTAAGGCGATTGATACGCCCTACGACCGAATGGACGAAATTAACCGCCGCTTTGCTCACGATAAACCCGCTTTGGCACACTACAACATTCAAGACTGCGTTTTAGTCCACCGTATATTCGAAAAAACCGATCTCATGGCGTTCTTGCAAGAACGTTCGTCAGTGACAGGCTTAGTGCCAGATAAAATGGGGGGCTCCGTTGCGGCATTTTCCCACCTTTATATTCCACGGTTACATCGTATTGGTTTTGTCGCACCGAATATAACCGAGCACAAAATGCAGTTGAATCCTGGTGGGTTCGTAATGGACTCTCAACCTGGATTGTATGACTCCGTGTTAGTGCTAGACTACAAAAGCCTGTACCCCTCAATTATTCGTACCTTTTTAATTGACCCCGCAGGCATGATTGAAGGGCTTGCTCACCCTGAACCACAACATTCTGTGCAAGGTTTTCGCCAAGCATGGTTTTCACGTACAACCCATTGTTTACCCGATATTGTTAGCCATATTTGGCAAGCGCGCGATAAAGCCAAAAAAGAACACAATGCTCCGCTTTCTCAAGCCTTAAAAATTATTATGAATGCCTTTGCAGGCGTGCTTGGCGCTGAAGGTTGCCGTTTCTTTGACCCACGCTTAACTGCTTCAATTACAATGCGCGGCCATGAAATCATGCGTACAACCAAGCGATTGATTGAATCCCAAGGTTACCAAGTCATTTATGGGGATACAGACTCCACATTTGTTTGGCTACGTGACCAACACACTGAAGAGCAAGCACAAAAAATTGGCTATGCCCTTCGTGATTACGTTAATGATTGGTGGAAACAACATTTAAAGGATGAGTGGCAGCTCGAAGGTGTGCTTGAACTTGAGTACGAAACACATTATCGCCGTTTTCTTATGCCAACCGTGCGTGGCGCTGAAATGGGCAGTAAAAAACGTTATGCGGGTTTAAGCCAAGATAAAATGATATTCAAAGGGCTAGAAACGATCCGATCAGATTGGACTCCACTCGCACAAATTTTTCAAAAAGAGCTCTACACTCGAATTTTTCATCGCCAATCGTATCGTGAATATATTCGTGAATATATCCAAAATATTCGGGCGGGTAAATTTGATGACCGCTTAATTTACCGTAAACGCTTACGCCGAAAACTCACTGATTACCAACGAAATGTGCCACCACACGTTCGCGCAGCACGTGCCGCAGATGACTATAATGTAAAATTACAGCGCCCATTACAGTACCAAAATGGGGGCTGGATAAGCTATATCATCACACTGGCAGGGCCTGAACCGCTCGAAATCGTAACAGCAAGGCCGGATTATGAACACTATATTAGCAAGCAAATCAAACCCATAGCCGATGCTATCTTACCTTTCTTAGAGGATGACTTTGATACCCTATTAACAGGCCAAATTACCCTGTTATTTTAA
- the rapA gene encoding RNA polymerase-associated protein RapA: MPFTLGQRWISDTESELGLGAVVAIDTRMVTLLFPASGENRLYSRSDAPITRVMFNEGDTITSHDGWQLQVESIEEDKGLLTYIGTRLDTQETDVSLREVFLDSKLTFNKPQDRLFAGQIDRMDRFALRFRARKFQSEQVKHQATGLRGIRASLIPHQLHIANEVGKRHHPRVLLADEVGLGKTIEAGMIIHQQLIAGRAERVLIIVPDSLQHQWLVEMLRRFNLRFSLFDDSRYSEAQHDSDNPFETEQLVLCSLDFVRRNKQRFDQLVEAGWDMMVVDEAHHLQWSEAAPSREYQVIETLAENIPSVLLLTATPEQLGQESHFARLRLLDPSRFHEYAEFVAEQDNYRPVADAVSLLLSGDKLTNDQQNLLNDLIKEQDIEPLLKAANLETEDGTAARQELINMLMDRHGTSRLLFRNTRNGVKGFPRRELHSLKMPLPTQYQTAIKVAGIMGTKKDTETRAKEMLYPEQIYQEFEGENATWWNFDPRVEWLMGFLTANRNEKVLVICAKAATALQLEQVLREREAIRAAVFHEGLSLLERDRAAAYFASQEEGAQVLLCSEIGSEGRNFQFANQLVMFDLPFNPDLLEQRIGRLDRIGQSRDISIHVPFLENTAQAVLIRWYHEGLDAFEHTCPTGRAIYDKYYQPLLQFMAEPTVTEGFDEFIKTCRDEHDSLKLQLEQGRDRLLEMHSNGGDAGNQLAEEIGEGDNDTELVNFALNLFDIVGINQEDKSDNLIILTPSDHMLVPDFPGLPQDGCTITFDREQALSREDTQFISWEHPIIRNGLDLVLSGDTGSCAVSLLKNKALPVGTLLTELIYVVEAQAPKNLQISRFLPATPVRLLIDLKGNNLSSQVEFESFNRQLNAINRHMASKLVNAVQNEVHSVLRLSEPMVEKEAKLLIESAKDAADKALTLELSRLEALKAVNPNIRDEELDIIEEERQQLMTNIDQATWRLDAIRLVVVTHQ, encoded by the coding sequence ATGCCATTTACTCTTGGTCAACGCTGGATCAGCGATACAGAAAGCGAACTTGGATTAGGCGCCGTTGTGGCTATCGATACCCGCATGGTAACGTTACTTTTCCCTGCAAGTGGCGAAAACCGCCTTTACTCACGCAGTGATGCGCCCATTACCCGAGTGATGTTTAATGAAGGTGATACCATCACCAGCCACGATGGCTGGCAACTTCAAGTTGAAAGCATTGAAGAAGATAAAGGATTATTAACTTACATTGGTACGCGCTTAGACACGCAAGAAACTGATGTAAGCCTCAGAGAAGTGTTTCTCGATAGCAAATTGACCTTTAATAAACCGCAAGACCGTTTATTTGCAGGGCAAATTGACCGTATGGATCGCTTCGCACTGCGTTTTCGCGCACGTAAATTTCAAAGCGAGCAAGTTAAGCACCAAGCAACTGGCCTGCGTGGCATACGCGCCAGTTTAATTCCACACCAGTTACACATCGCCAACGAAGTAGGCAAACGCCACCATCCACGCGTTTTACTCGCAGATGAAGTGGGTTTAGGGAAAACCATTGAAGCTGGGATGATCATCCACCAGCAACTTATTGCTGGCCGTGCTGAGCGTGTTCTTATCATTGTTCCTGACAGCTTACAGCATCAATGGCTGGTAGAAATGCTCCGTCGTTTTAACCTGCGTTTCTCGCTGTTTGATGATAGCCGCTATAGCGAAGCGCAACACGACAGTGATAACCCATTTGAAACTGAACAATTAGTCCTGTGCTCACTGGATTTTGTGCGCCGCAACAAGCAACGTTTTGATCAACTGGTTGAAGCTGGCTGGGATATGATGGTTGTCGATGAAGCACACCATTTGCAATGGAGTGAAGCAGCGCCAAGCCGCGAATATCAAGTAATTGAAACGTTGGCAGAAAATATTCCTTCAGTCCTTCTGTTAACTGCAACGCCTGAACAACTTGGCCAAGAAAGCCACTTCGCACGTTTACGCCTTCTTGACCCAAGCCGTTTCCATGAATATGCGGAATTTGTTGCTGAGCAAGATAACTACCGCCCAGTTGCCGATGCTGTTTCATTATTATTATCTGGCGATAAACTGACTAATGACCAACAAAACTTACTCAATGATTTAATCAAAGAGCAAGATATTGAGCCATTACTAAAAGCCGCTAATCTCGAAACAGAAGATGGCACTGCGGCACGTCAAGAACTAATTAACATGCTGATGGACAGACACGGGACAAGCCGCCTGTTATTCAGAAACACCCGTAATGGTGTTAAAGGCTTCCCGCGTCGTGAGCTGCATTCGTTAAAAATGCCATTACCGACCCAATACCAGACCGCAATTAAAGTCGCAGGTATTATGGGCACCAAAAAAGACACCGAAACTCGCGCCAAAGAAATGCTCTACCCTGAGCAAATTTACCAAGAGTTTGAAGGTGAAAATGCGACGTGGTGGAACTTCGACCCTCGCGTTGAATGGTTGATGGGCTTTTTAACCGCGAATCGTAATGAAAAGGTCCTTGTTATCTGTGCAAAAGCGGCGACTGCACTGCAATTAGAGCAAGTTTTACGTGAACGCGAAGCGATTCGTGCAGCCGTCTTCCACGAAGGGTTATCCTTGTTAGAGCGCGACCGTGCTGCGGCTTATTTTGCTTCTCAAGAAGAAGGCGCACAGGTCTTACTGTGTTCTGAAATTGGTTCAGAAGGCCGTAACTTCCAGTTCGCAAACCAGTTAGTCATGTTTGACCTACCGTTTAACCCTGACTTACTAGAACAACGTATTGGCCGTTTAGACCGTATTGGCCAAAGCCGTGATATCAGCATTCATGTGCCTTTCTTAGAAAACACCGCTCAAGCCGTGCTGATCCGCTGGTATCACGAAGGCTTAGATGCCTTTGAGCACACCTGCCCGACAGGTCGCGCTATTTACGATAAATACTACCAACCGTTGCTGCAATTTATGGCTGAACCGACTGTCACTGAAGGGTTTGATGAGTTTATCAAAACGTGCCGTGACGAACACGACAGCTTAAAACTGCAATTAGAACAAGGCCGTGACCGCTTGCTGGAAATGCATTCAAACGGCGGAGATGCAGGTAACCAGCTAGCAGAAGAAATTGGTGAAGGCGATAACGACACTGAGCTGGTTAACTTCGCGCTAAACTTGTTTGATATTGTTGGTATTAATCAAGAAGATAAGAGCGATAACCTAATCATCTTAACGCCATCCGACCATATGTTAGTCCCTGATTTCCCAGGTCTTCCACAAGATGGTTGCACCATCACGTTTGATAGAGAGCAAGCGCTTTCCCGTGAAGATACACAATTTATCAGCTGGGAACACCCTATCATCCGAAATGGCTTAGATTTAGTGTTATCGGGGGATACAGGCAGCTGCGCAGTTTCTTTATTGAAAAACAAAGCATTACCTGTCGGCACGTTACTAACTGAGTTAATTTATGTAGTTGAAGCACAAGCACCAAAAAACTTGCAAATTAGCCGTTTCTTACCCGCTACACCAGTACGTTTATTAATTGATTTAAAAGGCAATAACTTATCTTCTCAAGTTGAGTTTGAAAGCTTTAACCGCCAATTAAATGCGATTAACCGCCATATGGCGAGCAAACTGGTGAATGCAGTACAAAACGAAGTGCATTCCGTTCTGCGTTTGTCTGAACCGATGGTGGAAAAAGAAGCGAAATTACTAATTGAGAGCGCAAAAGATGCCGCTGATAAAGCGTTAACTTTAGAGCTTTCACGCTTAGAAGCGCTAAAAGCGGTCAACCCAAATATCCGTGATGAAGAGTTGGATATTATCGAGGAAGAGCGCCAACAACTGATGACCAATATTGACCAAGCCACATGGCGCCTCGATGCCATCCGCTTAGTCGTTGTAACGCATCAGTAA
- the rluA gene encoding bifunctional tRNA pseudouridine(32) synthase/23S rRNA pseudouridine(746) synthase RluA: MEPYHPSIEPWLHVLYQDEHIIVVNKPSGLLSVPGKAPEHHDSIMSRVQRDFPAAESVHRLDMATSGVMVVALHKAAERELKRQFREREPKKVYIARVWGHLEKEEGLVDLPLICDWPNRPKQKVCFETGKSAQTEYQVLAREAQATRVKLSPITGRSHQLRVHMLALGHPILGDRFYAHDEAKALAPRLQLHAQELYITHPEYGTPMHFTCQPDF; this comes from the coding sequence ATGGAACCTTACCATCCCTCCATTGAACCTTGGCTGCATGTGCTCTACCAAGATGAACACATCATTGTGGTGAATAAACCCAGTGGCTTACTTTCCGTGCCGGGAAAAGCCCCTGAACACCATGACAGCATTATGAGCCGCGTTCAGCGCGATTTTCCCGCTGCAGAATCTGTTCACCGCCTTGATATGGCCACCAGCGGTGTGATGGTCGTTGCGCTGCATAAAGCTGCTGAGCGTGAACTCAAACGCCAATTTAGAGAGCGTGAACCTAAAAAAGTCTATATTGCGCGAGTTTGGGGCCATTTAGAGAAAGAAGAAGGATTAGTTGATTTACCTCTGATTTGCGATTGGCCAAACCGACCAAAGCAAAAAGTGTGCTTTGAAACGGGCAAGTCGGCACAAACAGAGTACCAAGTATTGGCGCGTGAAGCACAAGCGACTCGCGTGAAACTGTCACCAATTACAGGCCGTTCCCATCAATTGCGCGTTCATATGCTTGCATTGGGTCACCCTATCCTTGGCGATCGTTTCTATGCCCACGATGAGGCCAAAGCCCTTGCACCTCGCTTGCAGTTACATGCTCAGGAGTTATACATTACCCATCCTGAATATGGCACACCAATGCATTTTACCTGCCAGCCCGACTTTTAG
- the djlA gene encoding co-chaperone DjlA, with product MHYWGKIIGVILAIVSGLGFWGALAGLIIGHGFDKASIQRKFAGSMNKRDRQIIFFASTFQILGHLTKSKGRVTETDIQLASNLMDRMQLHGETRKAAQQAFREGKSPNFPLRDVLKQLRMACYGRFDLIQMFLEIQLQAAFADGSLHPNERKVLFIIAEELGISKVQFEQFLDMIQSGRQFGQGYSQQQSGGYYQQSNGPTLEDACKVLGVSPSDEPTKIKRAYRKLMSEHHPDKLVAKGLPPEMMEIAKQKAQSIQAAYDLVKKELGFK from the coding sequence ATGCACTATTGGGGTAAAATTATTGGCGTAATACTCGCAATCGTCTCTGGATTAGGTTTTTGGGGGGCGTTAGCGGGGTTAATTATTGGCCACGGCTTTGATAAAGCATCAATACAACGTAAATTTGCCGGGTCGATGAATAAGCGTGATCGCCAAATTATTTTCTTTGCGAGCACCTTCCAAATTTTAGGGCATTTAACCAAGTCTAAAGGCCGTGTAACCGAGACGGATATTCAGCTCGCATCAAATTTGATGGACAGAATGCAACTGCACGGCGAAACCCGAAAAGCAGCACAACAAGCCTTTCGAGAAGGGAAATCACCTAACTTTCCTTTACGTGATGTTTTAAAACAATTACGTATGGCATGTTATGGTCGATTCGACTTAATTCAGATGTTTCTGGAAATTCAATTGCAGGCCGCTTTTGCCGATGGCTCCCTTCATCCAAACGAAAGAAAAGTGCTGTTTATCATCGCAGAAGAGCTCGGTATTTCTAAAGTTCAGTTCGAGCAATTCTTGGATATGATCCAAAGTGGCCGCCAATTCGGCCAAGGATACTCCCAGCAGCAATCAGGAGGCTATTACCAGCAATCTAATGGCCCAACACTCGAAGATGCCTGTAAAGTCCTTGGTGTGTCTCCTAGCGACGAACCGACTAAGATTAAGCGTGCTTACCGCAAGTTAATGAGTGAGCACCATCCAGACAAATTAGTGGCAAAAGGTTTACCGCCAGAAATGATGGAAATTGCGAAGCAGAAAGCTCAATCAATTCAAGCGGCGTACGACTTAGTTAAAAAGGAGCTTGGCTTCAAATAA